In Oryza brachyantha chromosome 1, ObraRS2, whole genome shotgun sequence, the following are encoded in one genomic region:
- the LOC102711032 gene encoding 3-ketoacyl-CoA synthase 6-like: MTVLKAVYRAVVNNFLVLAAAAAAVVLLRWHGEVAARVRDVAPLHAAMAAVVAAGVARLVRARRGREVYLVEYGCFRPRPCYRAPFATCLEHAHLMPYLVDEESVAFAIRLLERSGLGDETCVPDAYHYMPPDRSLRASRDETELVIFSAVDDAFARSALGPDDIDVLIVNCSIFTPTPVFADMVVNRYKLRAEVQNVNLSGMGCSAGLVSVGLAKNLLQVAPPGTNVLIVSTEILSSQYYVGTERAMLLPNCLFRMGAAAMILSNSPEHARYRLGRVVRTVTAARDTDYRCVFQEEDDKGNTGIRLSKDLAATAGHALKSNIAAFGPLVLPASEQLLVAASFLKRKLLSGRAKVRLYRPDFRTAFEHFCIHAGGRGVIDEVQHGLGLSDDDVEASRMTLHRFGNTSSSSVLYELAYLEAKGRMKKGDRVWMISFGAGFDCNSVAWECVKPPADADGPWLDCIHRYPVDLPEVAKDV, from the coding sequence ATGACGGTGCTCAAGGCCGTGTACCGCGCGGTGGTGAACAActtcctcgtcctcgccgcggcggccgcggcggtcgTGCTGCTCCGGTGGcacggggaggtggcggcgcgcgTCCGCGACGTGGCGCCCCTGcacgcggccatggcggcggtggtggcggcgggcgTGGCGAGGCTggtgcgggcgcggcgggggcgggaggTGTACCTGGTGGAGTACGGGTGCTTCCGGCCCAGGCCCTGCTACCGCGCGCCGTTCGCGACGTGCCTTGAGCACGCGCACCTGATGCCGTACCTGGTGGACGAGGAGAGCGTGGCGTTCGCCATCCGGCTGCTGGAGCGGTCGGGGCTCGGCGACGAGACCTGCGTGCCCGACGCGTACCACTACATGCCGCCCGACCGGAGCCTCAGGGCGTCGCGCGACGAGACGGAGCTGGTCATCTTctccgccgtcgacgacgcgtTCGCCAGGTCGGCCCTGGGGCCCGACGACATCGACGTGCTCATCGTCAACTGCAGCATCTTCACGCCCACGCCGGTGTTCGCCGACATGGTCGTCAACAGGTACAAGCTCCGCGCCGAGGTGCAGAACGTGAACCTGTCGGGGATGGGGTGCAGCGCGGGGCTGGTCTCCGTCGGCCTCGCCAAGAACCTCCTGCAGGTGGCGCCACCGGGCACCAACGTGCTCATCGTCTCCACCGAGATCCTCTCGTCGCAGTACTACGTCGGCACCGAGCGCGCCATGCTGCTGCCCAACTGCCTCTTCCGcatgggcgccgccgccatgatcCTCTCCAACTCGCCCGAGCACGCGCGGTACCGCCTCGGCCGCGTCGTGCGcaccgtcaccgccgcgcGGGACACCGACTACCGGTGCGTGTtccaggaggaggacgacaagGGCAACACCGGCATCCGCCTCTCCAAggacctcgccgccaccgccggccacGCGCTCAAGAGCAACATCGCCGCCTTCGGCCCGCTCGTCCTGCCGGCCTCCGAGCAGCTCCTCGtggccgcctccttcctcaaGCGCAAGCTCCTCAGCGGCCGCGCCAAGGTCCGCCTCTACCGCCCGGACTTCCGCACGGCCTTCGAGCACTTCTGCAtccacgccggcggccgcggcgtcaTCGACGAGGTCCAGCACGGCCTTGGcctctccgacgacgacgtcgaggcGTCCCGCATGACGCTGCATCGCTTCGGCAACACCTCCAGCAGCTCGGTGCTCTACGAGCTCGCCTACCTGGAGGCCAAGGGGAGGATGAAGAAGGGGGACAGGGTGTGGATGATCTCCTTCGGCGCCGGCTTCGACTGCAACAGCGTCGCCTGGGAGTGCGTCAAGCCACCGGCCGACGCCGATGGGCCATGGCTCGACTGCATCCACCGCTACCCCGTCGACCTCCCCGAAGTAGCCAAAGACGTCTAA